A single window of Pirellulales bacterium DNA harbors:
- a CDS encoding DUF2130 domain-containing protein, translated as MTEPTITCPNCKTEIKLTESLAAPLIASTRQQYEEKLVQKDADVAKREATVKEEKAKIAKALASIDEQVAEKLKTERLTIVEEEARKARRLVSSDLEKQAKELAELQEVLTERDGKLADAQKAQADLIRKQRELDDAKREMELTIEKRVQESLTTVRDKAKLEAEEGLKLKVAEKEEQIAGMQRQIEELKRKAEQGSQQLQGEVQELELESLLRSAFPQDLIEPVPKGEFGGDLIQKVMGPIGLCGTILWESKRTKNWSDGWLAKLREDQRAAKAEIALIVTQTMPKDVETFNHIDGVWVSSHRCAIPVAIALRHSLIELAAARKAGEGQQTKMEMVYQYLTGPRFRHRIQAIVEKFGDMHEDLQRERKTMTKLWAKREEQIRCVVESTAGMYGDLQGIAGKTLQEIEGLQLPVLPSPESTSDEPSSR; from the coding sequence ATGACCGAACCGACCATTACTTGCCCGAATTGCAAGACCGAGATCAAGCTCACCGAGTCGCTCGCAGCGCCGCTCATCGCATCGACGCGTCAGCAATACGAAGAAAAGCTTGTCCAGAAGGACGCAGACGTTGCGAAGCGTGAAGCAACTGTCAAAGAAGAAAAAGCAAAGATCGCCAAGGCCCTTGCGTCCATCGACGAGCAGGTAGCCGAAAAGCTCAAAACTGAACGGTTGACGATAGTCGAGGAAGAGGCCAGGAAGGCTCGGCGGCTTGTGTCATCGGATCTGGAGAAACAGGCCAAAGAGCTTGCAGAGTTGCAGGAGGTCCTAACGGAACGTGACGGCAAACTCGCAGACGCGCAAAAGGCCCAGGCCGACCTTATCCGTAAGCAGCGTGAGCTGGACGACGCCAAGCGCGAAATGGAGTTGACCATCGAGAAGCGGGTTCAGGAATCACTAACCACCGTTCGGGATAAAGCGAAGTTGGAAGCGGAAGAAGGGCTCAAGCTGAAAGTTGCCGAAAAAGAAGAACAGATCGCCGGTATGCAACGGCAGATCGAAGAACTTAAACGCAAGGCCGAACAGGGATCGCAACAACTTCAAGGCGAAGTCCAAGAATTAGAACTCGAATCACTTCTGCGCTCGGCCTTTCCGCAGGATTTGATCGAGCCCGTTCCCAAAGGTGAATTCGGCGGAGATCTGATCCAGAAAGTTATGGGGCCGATTGGCCTTTGTGGAACGATCCTCTGGGAATCAAAACGCACCAAGAACTGGAGTGACGGCTGGCTTGCGAAGCTGCGAGAAGACCAACGTGCGGCTAAAGCCGAAATCGCACTGATCGTCACTCAGACAATGCCGAAGGACGTCGAGACTTTCAACCATATCGACGGAGTCTGGGTCTCCAGTCACCGTTGCGCGATTCCCGTCGCCATCGCCCTGCGGCACTCGTTAATTGAGCTTGCAGCGGCACGCAAGGCAGGTGAGGGTCAGCAAACCAAAATGGAGATGGTCTACCAGTATCTCACAGGTCCCCGTTTCCGCCATCGCATCCAGGCAATCGTCGAAAAGTTCGGCGATATGCACGAGGATTTACAGCGGGAACGTAAAACCATGACCAAGTTATGGGCGAAACGTGAAGAGCAAATTCGCTGTGTTGTGGAATCCACGGCCGGCATGTACGGCGACTTGCAAGGAATTGCAGGCAAAACCTTACAGGAAATCGAAGGCCTCCAATTGCCGGTTCTTCCTTCGCCGGAATCAACTAGCGATGAACCATCGTCGCGGTAG